The Paralichthys olivaceus isolate ysfri-2021 chromosome 9, ASM2471397v2, whole genome shotgun sequence genome contains a region encoding:
- the LOC138411392 gene encoding uncharacterized protein, translated as MEREISPTSLALQTRSLEYLSDMNETSSSLCSVSSYLHLCASSKVFLLVPGFGLNIFILASTVSCLLSRKRKIRSNVAMFILGSTGCNLVNLSLWPMTIHWRQHGSWLLGSQLCEVMVSAKHLTSSASFLYVSFITFSVYLTVVCGRGHLVNSRVFLALQLLFPFLPVGVKDLTLRLLGRHVDHLDPVKLTCFSFINDEIMRVLFLVKTAVFLPLSLYFYAHILHTIVQSAKLMHRSQRVNVHLAKVFSLISTITLTAHTPGAVFALMEHLSVCQEMVRDLLLDLPLLSSPVILLCMNKELRSQCLLLLQRSPANHYMGKKSLSETDEQHKSLTIGKTETLHL; from the exons ATGGAGAGGGAAATCAGTCCGACCTCTCTAGCTCTGCAGACGCGTAGTCTTGAGTACCTGTCAGACATGAATGAGACGTCTTCCTCACTGTGCTCTGTCTCTAGCTACCTGCACCTCTGTGCCTCCTCTAAAGTCTTCCTCCTGGTCCCTGGCTTTGGCTTGAATATCTTCATTCTGGCCTCCACCGTATCCTGTCTGCTCAGTcgaaaaagaaagataaggagCAACGTGGCCATGTTCATCCTCGGAAGCACCGGCTGCAACCTTGTCAACCTCAGCCTGTGGCCCATGACCATTCACTGGCGGCAGCATGGCAGCTGGCTGCTGGGCTCTCAGTTGTGCGAGGTCATGGTGAGTGCCAAACACCTGACGAGCTCCGCTTCCTTCCTCTACGTCTCCTTCATTACCTTCTCCGTTTACCTGACGGTGGTGTGCGGCCGTGGGCACCTGGTCAACAGCAGGGTGTTCCTGGCCCTGCAGCTGCTCTTCCCTTTCCTTCCTGTGGGGGTGAAGGATCTGACCCTGAGGCTCTTAGGCCGCCATGTGGATCACCTGGATCCCGTCAAGCTCACTTGCTTCTCCTTCATCAATGATGAAATCATGAGGGTCCTCTTTCTGGTAAAGACTGCCGTGTTCCTGCCGCTGAGCCTCTACTTCTACGCTCACATTCTACACACTATTGTCCAAAGTGCTAAACTCATGCACAGGAGCCAGAGAGTCAATGTTCACCTGGCAAAGGTGTTCAGCCTCATATCGACCATTACCCTCACGGCACATACACCTG GAGCTGTATTTGCACTGATGGagcacctgtctgtgtgtcaggagaTGGTCAGAGATTTGCTGCTGGACCTGCCTCTGCTCTCCAGCCCTGTAATCCTGCTCTGTATGAATAAAGAGCTGAGGAGCCAGTGTCTGTTACTGCTGCAGCGGAGCCCGGCCAACCACTACATGGGGAAAAAATCTCTCAGCGAGACAGACGAGCAGCACAAGAGTCTGACTattggaaaaacagaaacacttcaTCTCTAA